The Polyangium spumosum region GTTCGACCTCGATCGTGACGCCGAGCGGCTCGCCGTCGCCGGTTACGCTTCGCGGCTCATCCCCTTATTTGTCGCGCCAAACGATGACGGCACCGCCTCTGCGCGGCGCATCGAGGGCTCGGTCAAGGGCGAGGCGGCCGTCATGGAGATTGCGGGGCGCCTGCGCCGCATCTTGCCGCGCGCCTCGGCCGGCCCTACCGGCTGAGCCGCTCGCCATTCACGCGGCAGGGCCGATCGGGGTTCGGCCGACTGCTACGTTCTTTTCGCACCCCCGTCTCGAACGAAACCCACACGAACGAAGGACGTCGGGGGGTTCGGCCGAGCCGATCATAACGATCGCGGCGACGCCCGCGGCGCGTCATCGGATGCACGCGCCGCATCATCGAAATCTTCGGGAAGACGCGCCTCTTCGCTCGCGTTTTGCGCGTGTCTGCCGGTCACCGAGGCGAGCTCTCGCCTCGGGAGGGGAGCGTGCGCGCATGCAACAAGCTGTAACAAATCTTACATACACAAGCTCCTATGACAAACGTGTCTCGGGGGCGGTAACTGTAATGAAACCTCATTTTCCACTGCCAAGGTTCGTCGGAACGGTGCATAGTAGGGGCGTGCTCGCCCAAAAGCATAACAGGGTGGACGTGGGACCTGCGCCCGCCCGACGACAAACCAGGCAACAGGCCCAGCAATCAACCACTTACTTGATCCGGCACGAGGAGGGCCGGCGGGGTCGTCCGTGAGGACGTCCCGAAAGAAACGCCATGCCGCGACGAACCGTACCGGATCCTTTCGCTTCGCAGGTCGGAGGCCGCATCCGTGAGCTTCGTCTGGAACGAGGCATGTCCCTGGCCGAGCTCGCGGACGCGAGCGAGCTGTCGAAGGGGCACCTCTCCAGCGTCGAACACGGCCTCGCCGCCATCACGATCCAGACGATCTCCCGGCTCGCCCGGGGGGCTCAATCTGCCGCCCCTCTACTTGCTGACCTTCCCCGGGGAAGACGAGCGCGCGCACGCCGCGGAGCTCGTCCGCAAGCTGCCCACGGATCAGGTCCGCAAGCTCCGCCGTCAGCTCCAGGTCCAGCTCGGCCTGCGAAAGCGCTGACGCTCCCTCGCTGATAAAAACCCACCACGAAATCGGGGCCGCCCCGAAAAGCGGCCCCTCCTTTCACGTCGCCGCGGACGAACGGCGTTCGATCGGCGCGACACACCTTTCTCCGAAGAGCTTCACGTCCTCGTGCCGGACCCCGAAGCACGCCGATTGAACGGCGCAACGGTCGCACGCAGGGACCTTCCGGCGAAACTCCACCGGCCCGGGGATGGGTTTGCCCGAGAGGATACGTTCGTCGGCGTCGAAAGCGCAGAGCGGCGGCCCGCAGGGCCCGTCGAGCCCGCGCACCACGATCCCCAGGACAAACGCGCGATCGATCGCCCGCCGGAGCGCGGCCCGCAGGCGCGCGGGCTCCGGCACGATCGTCCCGACGAGCGAACGATCGAAGGGCATCGTCGGGTAGGAGATCATGAGATGCAGCAGGCCCGGGTGCCGGCCGAAGGTGTCGTGGATGAAATCGGGCAGGCCGCCGAGCTCTTCGATGCCCTCGGCCGTCGTCACGGCGTTCAAGGCGACCGGGATGCCCGCGTCGAGCAGCGCATGGATGCCCCGCACCGTGCGCTCGTGCGTGCCGGGCGCTCGCGTGATCGCGTCCGAGACCGCCGGATCTCCGCTATGGAGGGAGACGAACGCCTGCGTCACGCCCGCCTTCGCGAGGCGCGCCGCATACCCCGGCTTGCTCGCCTGGATGGCGTTCGTCTCGAGCGTGACCCCGGCAAAACCGAGCGCGCGCGCCCGCTCCACGTAACGAATGAGCTCGGGGTCGAGCATGGGCTCGCCGCCCGAGACGATGAGCGAACGCGCGCCGGCCGCCCATAAATCCTCGATCCATCGAACGACCTGCTCGGGCCCGTAGCGCCCCCAATCGCGGCCCTGCCAGCACATGCCGCAGTCCTGGTTGCAGCCGAAGCCCGTCCGCACGATCCCCTCGGGCGGCTCCACGCCCGCGACGATCTGCCGGAAAAACCCGAGCGGCACGCCCACGGGCAGCCGCGCGAGCTCTTTTCCGATCGAAGACGCGCGCTCCCACCGCTCTTTCGTGGTCGAAACGACGAGCCGCGCCGCCATCGCCTCGAACGCCTTCGCCCACCGCGTGGCCTCGGGTATGTCCGGACATACCTCCACCGTGGCCTTGCCCGCGGCCTTGTCCCAGCCGAGCCGGAGCCGCGCGATCGGGTCCCGCTTGCCGAGGACGAGCTCGACGTGATGTTTGTCCGCATTCACGTCGAGCAGCGACAGCCCGAACGCGGGAAGCTGCACGGGCAGCGAGGGCGCGTTCACGAGCGCCGAAACGAGCGCGCGTTTTTTTTCGGCCGCCTCGGCCTCGACGCTCGGAGGATCCCGGAAGGCGACGCCGCTCGTCTCGCCGACGTCCCGACCTCGCGCGCGGCCCTTCGAGGCCATCGCGCGCTCGACGTCGGAGGCCGTCACGAGCTCCGGATCGGCCGCCGACGAGACGAGCGCGAGGAGCGTCTCGAAGAGCGTGAGCTCGTCCCGACCTCCGCTCCGCCGGATGCTCTCGGCCGCGAGCTCGGCGACGCGGCGCACGCGTTTGTCCCGGAACACAAATGGCCGCGAGGGCAGATACCCATAACGCGCGCTCGCGT contains the following coding sequences:
- a CDS encoding radical SAM protein, whose protein sequence is MPPPSLPAPDARGEGVLPAAVLSLHSHRDRSFLDDVSLHHIAGAMRAAGLSGDLVVAHLPRGAEVEPNAAWDALVRALRAYPTILYERLWSAAIVERLARALPEATFVRLIGEHDLSDAPANHVCPAEPASVVALLSALAGRRPPEGPPPRYAPLLRPVYATPDARPRSPSFPITGNTGCPYQADARQNPLYAGTTIPEGAGKGCAFCTTGNHYEHKSRDEALAWALQQLRYLRENAPEIEALVLRDQNPFYYLTELVEAAEAEKLGPFTLLIESRADWWLQNAARFTRALASARRSSIRLAPFLVGVENFSQPELDRFNKGATQETLVRFLDALRRWNAEYAPAMDLSHAAFGFILFTPWTTMEDLRTNLDCIRRTGMHELRGHLLLSRVRLYPDTALYWLAERDGLLTGAYESPEDDASARYGYLPSRPFVFRDKRVRRVAELAAESIRRSGGRDELTLFETLLALVSSAADPELVTASDVERAMASKGRARGRDVGETSGVAFRDPPSVEAEAAEKKRALVSALVNAPSLPVQLPAFGLSLLDVNADKHHVELVLGKRDPIARLRLGWDKAAGKATVEVCPDIPEATRWAKAFEAMAARLVVSTTKERWERASSIGKELARLPVGVPLGFFRQIVAGVEPPEGIVRTGFGCNQDCGMCWQGRDWGRYGPEQVVRWIEDLWAAGARSLIVSGGEPMLDPELIRYVERARALGFAGVTLETNAIQASKPGYAARLAKAGVTQAFVSLHSGDPAVSDAITRAPGTHERTVRGIHALLDAGIPVALNAVTTAEGIEELGGLPDFIHDTFGRHPGLLHLMISYPTMPFDRSLVGTIVPEPARLRAALRRAIDRAFVLGIVVRGLDGPCGPPLCAFDADERILSGKPIPGPVEFRRKVPACDRCAVQSACFGVRHEDVKLFGERCVAPIERRSSAAT